In the Pan paniscus chromosome 8, NHGRI_mPanPan1-v2.0_pri, whole genome shotgun sequence genome, one interval contains:
- the BBIP1 gene encoding BBSome-interacting protein 1 isoform X1 gives MTAAAPGPSPTIYTTRGALRTGPGVPGSREERDCPPGAPGPRPRAGSPSPRRCPGRPPPPPQARPRPLSHPTAFLSAPGCRLPREPAPRAPHSRRQQPGKRRRRRLPGPRPLGPRPGAAGSRLSGRAGPPPTDSQPDCPTDRKAGRKNRPTDTLRLIGPGLPSGAPTPPSSSLALLPPLPPPPKKRRCPTAAPRPPLPHSPRPATTLAPASPPHPSGVGPSLARQEKWAEPGQEKLPNQRRAVPPASLSPPLSFPQFLYAVSRPLGAAG, from the coding sequence ATGACCGCCGCTGCGCCCGGGCCCTCGCCAACGATTTACACGACTCGGGGCGCCCTGCGGACTGGGCCCGGGGTCCCAGGGAGCCGAGAGGAGAGAGACTGTCCGCCGGGCGCCCCCGGCCCGCGCCCTCGCGCCGGCTCGCCGTCGCCCAGGCGCTGTCCGggccgcccgccgccgccgccgcaggcCCGGCCCCGGCCGCTGTCACACCCGACCGCCTTCCTCTCCGCGCCGGGCTGCAGGCTCCCACGCGAGCCGGCTCCAAGGGCCCCGCACTCCCGGAGACAGCAACCAGGaaagcggcggcggcggcgcctcCCAGGGCCCCGGCCCCTCGGGCCTCGCCCCGGCGCTGCCGGCTCGCGCCTGTCAGGGCGCGCGGGGCCTCCCCCTACCGACAGCCAGCCCGACTGCCCGACggacaggaaggcaggcaggaagaaccGACCAACAGACACCCTCCGCCTCATCGGCCCCGGGTTACCGTCAGGAGCCCCGACTCCGCCATCCTCGTCGCTcgccctccttcctcctcttcctcctcctcctaagAAGCGACGCTGCCCAACCGCCGCCCCCCGCCCGCCCCTCCCCCACTCGCCCCGCCCCGCCACTACTCTCGCTCCAGCCTCCCCGCCCCACCCCTCTGGCGTGGGCCCGTCACTCGCTAGGCAAGAAAAATGGGCGGAACCGGGGCAAGAGAAGCTGCCCAATCAGAGACGGGCAGTGCCGCCAGCTTCTCTCTCTCCGCCCTTGTCCTTTCCTCAGTTCCTCTACGCCGTCTCCCGCCCACTGGGCGCCGCTGGCTAG
- the LOC100979885 gene encoding large ribosomal subunit protein uL13-like, giving the protein MAEVQVLVLDGRGHLLGRLATIVAKQVLLGRKVVVVRCEGINISGNFYRNKLKYLAFLRKRMNTNPFRGPYRFRAPSPIFWRTVRSMLPHKTKRGQAALDRLKVFDCIPPPYDKKKRMVVPAALKVVRLKPTRKFAYLGHLAHEVGWKYQAVTATLEEKRKEKAKIHYRKKKQLMSLRKQAKRNMEKKTDKYTEVLKIHGLLV; this is encoded by the coding sequence ATGGCAGAGGTACAGGTCCTGGTGCTTGATGGTCGAGGCCATCTCCTGGGCCGCCTGGCGACCATCGTGGCTAAACAGGTACTGCTGGGCCGGAAGGTGGTGGTCGTACGCTGCGAAGGCATCAACATTTCTGGCAATTTCTACAGAAACAAGTTGAAGTACTTGGCTTTCCTCCGCAAGCGGATGAACACCAACCCTTTCCGAGGCCCCTACCGTTTCCGGGCTCCCAGCCCCATCTTCTGGCGGACTGTGCGAAGTATGCTGCCCCACAAGACCAAGCGAGGCCAGGCCGCTCTGGACCGCCTCAAGGTGTTTGACTGCATCCCACCGCCTTACGACAAGAAAAAGCGGATGGTGGTTCCTGCTGCCCTCAAGGTTGTGCGTCTGAAGCCTACAAGAAAGTTTGCCTATCTGGGGCACCTGGCTCACGAGGTTGGCTGGAAGTACCAGGCAGTGACAGCCAccctggaggagaagaggaaagagaaagccaAAATCCACTACCGGAAGAAGAAACAGCTCATGAGCCTACGGAAACAGGCCAAGAGGAACATGGAGAAGAAAACTGACAAATACACAGAGGTCCTCAAGATCCACGGACTCCTGGTCTGA